A stretch of Paracoccus sp. MA DNA encodes these proteins:
- a CDS encoding L-threonylcarbamoyladenylate synthase — MQTLILGHDPRGVRAAADLLAQGELVAIPTETVYGLAGDARDARAVARIYEAKGRPSFNPLIVHLPDLAAAERIAVFDDAALALARTFWPGALTLVLPLRPGAGIASLVTAGLDTVAIRVPAHPAAQEVLRAFGGPLAAPSANPSGRISPTSAAHVADPETGLGGRIAAVLDAGACPVGVESTIVGWVGGQPALLRPGGVAAEEIEAVLGRPLARPEADPDVPTAPGQLTSHYAPRASLRLHAGAARPGEVLIGFGPVAGEMTLSETGDLTEAAARLFDLLRRADELGRPIAVAPVPERGLGAAINDRLRRAAAPR; from the coding sequence ATGCAGACCCTGATCCTAGGCCACGATCCCCGGGGCGTGCGCGCCGCCGCCGACCTGCTGGCGCAGGGCGAGCTGGTCGCCATCCCGACCGAGACGGTCTACGGCCTGGCCGGCGACGCGCGCGACGCCCGCGCCGTCGCGCGCATCTACGAGGCCAAGGGCCGGCCCAGCTTCAACCCGCTGATCGTGCATCTGCCGGACCTTGCCGCGGCCGAGCGCATCGCGGTCTTCGATGATGCGGCGCTGGCGCTGGCGCGGACCTTCTGGCCCGGCGCGCTGACGCTGGTGCTGCCGCTGCGGCCGGGGGCCGGCATCGCCTCGCTGGTGACGGCGGGGCTGGACACGGTGGCGATCCGCGTGCCGGCGCATCCGGCGGCGCAGGAGGTGCTGCGCGCTTTCGGCGGGCCGTTGGCGGCGCCCTCGGCCAATCCGTCGGGGCGGATCAGCCCGACCTCGGCCGCCCATGTCGCGGATCCCGAGACCGGGCTGGGGGGGCGCATCGCGGCGGTGCTGGATGCCGGCGCCTGTCCGGTCGGGGTGGAATCCACCATCGTCGGCTGGGTCGGGGGCCAGCCCGCGCTGCTGCGCCCCGGCGGCGTCGCGGCGGAAGAGATCGAGGCGGTTCTGGGCCGGCCGCTGGCCCGGCCCGAGGCCGATCCCGACGTGCCCACCGCGCCGGGGCAGCTGACCAGCCATTACGCGCCGCGCGCCAGCCTGCGGCTGCATGCCGGGGCCGCGCGGCCGGGCGAGGTGCTGATCGGCTTCGGCCCGGTGGCGGGCGAGATGACGCTGAGCGAGACGGGCGATCTGACCGAGGCCGCGGCGCGGCTGTTCGACCTGCTGCGCCGCGCCGACGAGCTGGGGCGGCCCATCGCCGTGGCGCCGGTGCCGGAACGGGGGCTGGGCGCCGCGATCAATGACCGGCTGCGCCGCGCCGCCGCGCCGCGCTAG
- a CDS encoding aa3-type cytochrome c oxidase subunit IV produces the protein MASHHEITEHKHGEMDIRAQQATFAGFIKAATWVSILAIAVLVFLALTNA, from the coding sequence ATGGCCTCGCATCACGAAATCACCGAACACAAGCATGGCGAAATGGACATCCGCGCCCAGCAGGCGACCTTTGCCGGTTTCATCAAGGCTGCGACCTGGGTCAGCATCCTTGCCATCGCCGTGCTGGTGTTCCTGGCGCTGACCAACGCCTGA
- a CDS encoding protein-disulfide reductase DsbD domain-containing protein produces the protein MKTLALLFLTAAPALAQDLPPGLVSAELLPGWITAEGERMTALHLRLEPGWKTYWRSPGDAGVPPRFDWGASRNLGEVRLLWPRPEVIESGGERTLGYHEELVLPIEIAPARPGAPVEPRAVVDFGICLDICVPVQVALQAGPPGPTPDPRIEAAIARQPEASDRQPECRIARIKDGMQVTATLPAAESARGDEVAMELADDEIWVSAPETREAGGRLMAQADFVAASGKPFPLDPEALRVTLIGPDDAVEFEGCREVAD, from the coding sequence ATGAAGACCCTTGCCCTGCTATTCCTGACCGCCGCGCCGGCTTTGGCGCAGGACCTGCCGCCCGGGCTGGTCTCGGCCGAGCTTCTGCCCGGCTGGATCACCGCCGAGGGCGAGCGCATGACCGCGCTGCACCTGCGGCTGGAGCCGGGCTGGAAGACCTATTGGCGCAGCCCCGGCGATGCCGGCGTGCCGCCGCGCTTCGACTGGGGCGCCTCGCGGAACCTGGGCGAGGTGCGGCTGCTCTGGCCGCGCCCCGAGGTGATCGAATCGGGCGGCGAGCGGACGCTGGGCTATCACGAGGAACTGGTCCTGCCGATCGAGATCGCCCCCGCCCGCCCCGGCGCGCCGGTCGAGCCGAGGGCCGTGGTCGATTTCGGCATCTGCCTGGACATCTGCGTGCCGGTGCAGGTGGCCTTGCAGGCCGGACCGCCCGGCCCAACGCCCGATCCGCGGATCGAGGCGGCCATCGCCCGCCAGCCCGAAGCCTCGGACCGGCAGCCGGAATGCCGCATCGCCCGGATCAAGGACGGCATGCAGGTCACCGCCACCCTGCCCGCGGCGGAAAGCGCCCGCGGCGACGAGGTGGCGATGGAGCTGGCCGATGACGAGATCTGGGTCTCGGCCCCGGAAACCCGCGAGGCGGGCGGGCGGCTGATGGCGCAGGCGGATTTCGTCGCCGCCTCGGGCAAGCCGTTTCCGCTGGATCCGGAGGCGCTGCGGGTGACGCTGATCGGCCCCGACGACGCGGTCGAGTTCGAGGGCTGCCGCGAGGTGGCCGACTAG
- a CDS encoding MBL fold metallo-hydrolase: MIRSETHNPPAEGEAHEIAPGVFWFQLPLPFKPDTVNVYALRDADGWTLVDSGLDTRRTRGIWQGILQGPLAGAPVSRLIATHHHIDHMGLAGWFQAQGAELWTSRSAWLTARMGILDVQERPTPQAIAFWRGAGMPPELIEERSHERPFNSADVCAPLPPGYRRLWEGQQVTFGERRWIVRMGHGHAPEHVTLWSLDDDLVIGGDQMLATISPNLGVYPTEPEADTVGDWLESCARLAEFARPEQLVLPGHKLPYRGLPTRLRQLAENQRAALDRLLDGLRQQPHSVVDCFPLLYRRQIAKPEFGLALAEAVGHINHLRATGRVWPMGKTGSGAVLWGA, encoded by the coding sequence GTGATACGCAGCGAGACCCATAACCCGCCGGCCGAGGGCGAGGCGCATGAGATCGCCCCCGGCGTGTTCTGGTTCCAGCTTCCGCTGCCGTTCAAGCCCGATACGGTCAATGTCTACGCCCTTCGCGACGCGGATGGCTGGACGCTGGTGGACAGCGGGCTGGACACCCGCCGCACCCGCGGCATCTGGCAGGGCATCCTGCAGGGCCCGCTGGCCGGGGCGCCGGTCAGCCGGCTGATCGCCACCCATCACCATATCGACCACATGGGCCTTGCCGGCTGGTTTCAGGCGCAGGGGGCCGAACTCTGGACCTCGCGCTCGGCCTGGCTGACGGCGCGGATGGGCATCCTCGACGTGCAGGAACGCCCGACCCCGCAGGCGATCGCCTTCTGGCGCGGGGCCGGCATGCCGCCCGAGCTGATCGAGGAGCGCAGCCACGAGCGTCCTTTCAACAGCGCCGATGTCTGCGCCCCGCTGCCGCCCGGCTATCGCCGGCTGTGGGAGGGGCAGCAGGTCACATTCGGCGAGCGGCGCTGGATCGTACGCATGGGCCATGGCCATGCGCCGGAACATGTGACGCTGTGGTCTCTGGACGACGATCTGGTGATCGGCGGCGACCAGATGCTGGCGACGATCTCGCCCAATCTCGGCGTCTATCCGACCGAGCCCGAGGCCGATACCGTGGGCGACTGGCTGGAAAGCTGCGCGCGGCTGGCGGAATTCGCCCGGCCCGAGCAGCTGGTGCTGCCCGGTCACAAGCTGCCCTATCGCGGCCTGCCGACCCGGCTGCGGCAACTGGCCGAGAACCAGCGCGCGGCGCTGGACCGCCTGCTGGACGGGCTGCGCCAGCAACCGCACAGCGTGGTGGACTGCTTCCCGCTGCTCTATCGCCGGCAGATCGCCAAGCCCGAATTCGGCCTGGCGCTGGCCGAGGCGGTCGGGCATATCAACCACCTGCGCGCGACCGGCCGGGTGTGGCCCATGGGCAAGACCGGGTCCGGCGCGGTGCTTTGGGGGGCGTGA
- a CDS encoding YqgE/AlgH family protein, producing MDQSSNLTGKMLIAMPGMRDPRFEQSVILVCAHSEDGAMGLVVNRPLPEIGFSDLLAQLGIHADANALDIPVRFGGPVEPGRGFVLHRVPRDIQLDENRMRIADDLAMSTTRDILEDYAHGHGPQPAMLALGYAGWGPGQLDSEIRDNGWLTSDRGDEIIFGPDNSGKWRAALKSLGIDPLMLSPSAGHA from the coding sequence ATGGACCAGTCGAGCAACCTGACCGGCAAGATGCTGATCGCCATGCCGGGCATGCGCGACCCGCGCTTCGAACAGTCGGTGATCCTGGTCTGCGCCCATTCCGAGGACGGCGCCATGGGGCTGGTGGTCAACCGGCCACTGCCCGAGATCGGCTTTTCCGACCTGCTGGCGCAGCTTGGCATCCATGCGGACGCGAATGCGCTGGACATTCCCGTGCGCTTCGGCGGCCCGGTCGAGCCGGGGCGCGGCTTCGTGCTGCATCGCGTGCCCCGCGACATCCAGCTTGACGAAAACCGGATGCGCATCGCCGATGACCTCGCCATGTCCACCACCCGCGACATTCTCGAGGATTACGCGCATGGCCACGGGCCGCAGCCGGCGATGCTGGCGCTCGGCTATGCCGGCTGGGGGCCGGGTCAGCTTGATTCGGAAATCCGCGACAACGGCTGGCTGACCTCGGACCGCGGCGACGAGATCATCTTCGGCCCCGACAATTCCGGAAAATGGCGCGCGGCGCTGAAATCGCTGGGCATCGACCCCTTGATGCTGTCGCCCAGCGCCGGCCATGCCTGA
- a CDS encoding uracil-DNA glycosylase family protein gives MTADPTFRGFALDAETALALLQWQAELGADEPCLDAPLDRYVMPERAEPPPAPPPAAAPAPRDEARDAAEDLVARAEAMATAATSLDELAAAQEAFDGIELKKGARNFCFCDGNPAARVMIIGEAPGEEEDRQGRPFVGRAGQLLDLMFDAIGLSRKAVDAERALYITNVLTWRPPGNRRPEPAEIAMMLPFLRRHVELVQPQLLVLMGNTPCIAALNQQGILKLRGTWTTAFGLPALPMAHPAYLLRTPLAKRDAWADLLSLAARLDG, from the coding sequence ATGACCGCCGATCCGACCTTCAGGGGATTCGCGCTGGATGCCGAGACGGCGCTGGCGCTTCTGCAATGGCAGGCCGAGCTGGGCGCGGACGAGCCCTGCCTCGACGCGCCGCTCGACCGCTATGTCATGCCCGAGCGGGCCGAGCCGCCCCCCGCCCCGCCGCCGGCCGCCGCCCCGGCACCGCGCGACGAGGCCAGGGACGCGGCCGAGGACCTGGTCGCCCGCGCCGAGGCCATGGCGACCGCCGCGACGTCCCTGGACGAACTTGCCGCCGCGCAGGAAGCCTTCGACGGGATCGAGCTGAAGAAGGGCGCGCGCAATTTCTGCTTCTGCGACGGCAATCCGGCGGCGCGCGTCATGATCATCGGCGAGGCCCCGGGCGAGGAGGAGGACCGCCAGGGCCGCCCCTTCGTCGGCCGCGCGGGCCAGCTTCTGGACCTGATGTTCGACGCCATCGGCCTGTCGCGCAAGGCGGTGGATGCGGAACGCGCGCTCTATATCACCAATGTGCTGACCTGGCGCCCGCCGGGCAACCGCCGCCCCGAGCCGGCCGAGATCGCCATGATGCTGCCCTTCCTGCGCCGTCATGTGGAGCTGGTCCAGCCCCAGCTGCTGGTGCTGATGGGCAACACGCCCTGCATCGCGGCGCTAAACCAGCAGGGCATCCTGAAGCTGCGCGGCACCTGGACGACCGCCTTCGGCCTGCCGGCGCTGCCGATGGCGCATCCAGCCTATCTGCTGCGCACGCCGCTGGCCAAGCGCGATGCCTGGGCCGACCTGCTGTCGCTGGCAGCCCGGCTCGACGGCTAG
- a CDS encoding acyl-CoA dehydrogenase: MAYQAPVDQIAFILNRVVSFPDLSGTDRFAEATAETMSAILTEAGKLATEVVAPVNRAGDLTPARLENGKLRSSPGYAEAFRALAEGGWIGLAADPEHGGMGLPQALNMAVNEMIASGCLALQLNPLLTQGQIEALEHHGSDELKALYLPKLISGEWSGTMNLTEPQAGSDVGALTTRAERAGDGSYRITGQKIFITWGDSDVTENVCHLVLARLPDGAAGTRGISLFMVPKFIPDEAGKPGLANDLRVVSLEHKLGIHGSPTCVMSFEGAKGWIVGEEHKGMAAMFTMMNCARLGVGVQGVAQAEAALQQAVAYAAERVQMGPIIRHPDVRRMLAESRAEVFAARAICLGCAVALDMARATGSDEWAARAAFLTPIAKAHGTDIGIRVADTAVQVHGGMGYIEETGAAQYLRDVRITAIYEGTNGIQAMDLVGRKLSDGGAAAMALLDEILDGAKAAQSAEPELANQLWQAAETLREATHELLELGMDDRFAGAVPYLSAFARVLGAHYHLRAATGGGSKALARIYITRILPHFAADLAAARAGLADLAALDDAALLGQMAG; this comes from the coding sequence ATGGCCTATCAAGCCCCCGTCGATCAGATCGCGTTCATCCTGAACCGGGTCGTGTCGTTTCCGGACCTGTCCGGCACCGACCGCTTCGCCGAGGCGACGGCCGAGACCATGTCCGCCATCCTGACCGAGGCCGGCAAGCTGGCGACCGAAGTCGTCGCGCCGGTGAACCGCGCCGGCGACCTGACCCCCGCGCGGCTGGAGAACGGCAAGCTGCGCTCATCCCCCGGCTATGCCGAGGCCTTCCGCGCCTTGGCCGAGGGCGGCTGGATCGGGCTTGCCGCCGACCCCGAACATGGCGGCATGGGCCTGCCCCAGGCGCTGAACATGGCGGTGAACGAGATGATCGCCTCGGGCTGCCTGGCGCTGCAGCTGAATCCGCTGCTGACCCAGGGCCAGATCGAGGCGCTGGAGCATCACGGCAGCGACGAGCTCAAGGCGCTGTATCTGCCCAAGCTGATCTCGGGCGAATGGTCGGGCACCATGAACCTGACCGAACCGCAGGCGGGCTCGGACGTGGGCGCGCTGACCACCAGGGCCGAGCGGGCCGGGGACGGCAGCTATCGCATCACCGGGCAGAAGATCTTCATCACCTGGGGCGACAGCGACGTGACGGAAAACGTCTGCCATCTGGTGCTGGCGCGCCTGCCCGACGGGGCCGCGGGCACCCGCGGCATCAGCCTGTTCATGGTGCCCAAGTTCATCCCCGACGAGGCGGGCAAGCCCGGCCTCGCCAACGACCTTCGCGTCGTCAGCCTGGAGCACAAGCTGGGCATCCACGGCAGCCCGACCTGCGTCATGAGCTTCGAGGGCGCGAAGGGCTGGATCGTCGGCGAAGAGCACAAGGGCATGGCCGCCATGTTCACCATGATGAACTGCGCCCGGCTGGGCGTCGGCGTGCAGGGCGTGGCCCAGGCCGAGGCGGCGCTGCAGCAGGCCGTGGCCTATGCCGCCGAGCGGGTGCAGATGGGCCCGATCATCCGCCATCCCGACGTGCGCCGGATGCTGGCGGAATCGCGGGCCGAGGTCTTTGCGGCGCGCGCCATCTGCCTGGGCTGCGCGGTGGCGCTGGACATGGCGCGGGCCACCGGTTCGGACGAATGGGCCGCGCGCGCAGCCTTCCTGACCCCGATCGCCAAGGCGCATGGCACCGATATCGGCATCCGCGTCGCCGATACCGCCGTGCAGGTGCATGGCGGCATGGGCTATATCGAGGAAACCGGCGCCGCCCAGTATCTGCGCGACGTGCGCATCACCGCGATCTACGAGGGGACGAACGGCATCCAGGCCATGGACCTGGTCGGGCGCAAGCTCTCGGACGGCGGCGCGGCGGCCATGGCGCTGCTGGACGAGATCCTCGACGGCGCCAAGGCCGCGCAATCGGCCGAGCCCGAGCTGGCCAACCAGCTCTGGCAAGCCGCCGAGACCCTGCGCGAGGCCACGCATGAGTTGCTGGAGCTGGGCATGGACGACCGTTTCGCCGGCGCGGTGCCCTATCTGTCGGCCTTTGCCCGGGTGCTGGGGGCGCATTACCACCTGCGCGCCGCGACCGGCGGCGGCAGCAAGGCGCTGGCGCGGATCTACATCACCCGCATCCTGCCGCATTTCGCCGCCGATCTGGCGGCTGCGCGGGCCGGGCTGGCCGATCTGGCGGCGCTTGACGATGCCGCGCTGCTGGGTCAAATGGCCGGGTGA